The Eriocheir sinensis breed Jianghai 21 chromosome 21, ASM2467909v1, whole genome shotgun sequence genome includes a region encoding these proteins:
- the LOC127001706 gene encoding putative per-hexamer repeat protein 5 isoform X10 — translation MVRVQWPLSVVILLTGVSTALLFTNKKSEEDPGYSVRRHVVRGYESDGTLTGRGSNRYNAPPKESDKDDKKTDGDSEGKDAEEKDGGATEEDKNAAEGDEVTDKEDEKDKKSAKDKENTNEDKNAKEDKDAKEDKNAKEDKDAKEDKNAKEDKDAKEDKNAKEDKDAKEDKNAKEDKNAKEDKNAKEDKNAKEDKDAKEDNNSKEDKVAEEDKDSKEDKDAEEDKGAKEDKGVKEDKEIKKDQGSGKEKNSNGTKFTNNDKIMNGKRKPRKRNFGKHRKGKGGATKTKILFTFSDAAKGKKSRKIVPCNCSETVEGGIITGSRSLGSSFGSGGTGSGTLIGVGGTESGTLIEAGGNGSPDYIKTGGRGSSGYIEMGGTVSGTLIETGGTRSDAVTETGGTGSGTLIETGGTGSGTLIETGGTGSGAVIETGGTGSGTLIETGGDGSSTMIETGGDGAGTMIETGGDGSSTMIETGGDGAGTMIETGGDGSSSVTETGGDGSGTFIETGGDRSSSVIETGGDGSGTFIETGGDGAGTMIETGGDGSGTFIETGGDGAGTMIETGGDGSGTFIETGGDGAGTMIETGGDGSGTFIETGGDGAGTMIETGGDGSGAVIETGADGSGTFIETGGDGSGTSIETGGDGAGTMIETGGDGSGTFIETGGDGSSTFIETGGDGSGTSIETGGDGAGTMIETGGDGSGTFIETGGDGSSTFIETGGDGAGTMIETGGDGSGAVVETGGYGSGAVIETGGDGSGTFIETGGDGAGTMIETGEDGSGAVIETGGDGSGTFIETGGDGAGTMIETGGDGSGAVIETGGDGSGAVIETGGDGSGAVIETGGDGSGYVIETGGDGSGAVIETGGDGSGTVIETEGDGSSSYLIEREGGGSSGHIEAGGTGSGPVIETGGKGSQGSWIQGIGKGLQGSWIKGGGKGLQGSWIKGGGQGSHGSWIKGIGKGLQGSWIKGGGKGLQGSWIKGGGKELQGSWIKGEGKGSQGSWIKGGGKGSQGSWIKGIGKGLQGSWIKGGGKGLQGSWIKGGGKGSQGSWIKEGGKGLQGSWIKGEGKGLQDSWVKEGGKGSQGSWIKGGGKGSQGSWIKVKRSGSQDSWIGSGGSRPSGSWTGARGRRSPGFSVPSGGSGLLTYYNTAREKGPLTSAGEVGRRVPLCLSNKEGATSDCAA, via the exons ATGGTCCGTGTTCAATGGCCGCTGTCGGTTGTGATCCTATTGACTGGGGTCAGCACGGCATTATTATTCACCAACAAGAAGTCAGAGGAGGATCCCGGCTATAGCGTCCGGCGCCATGTGGTGAGAGGCTATGAGAGTGACGGGACGCTGACGGGCAGAGGCAGCAATAGATACAATGCGCCTCCCAAGGAGAGTGATAAAGACGACAAAAAAACCGACGGAGACTCTGAAGGCAAAGACGCTGAGGAGAAGGACGGCGGTGCTACAGAGGAAGACAAAAACGCTGCTGAAGGGGACGAAGTTACTgacaaggaagacgaaaaagataaaaaatctGCCAaggacaaagaaaacacaaacgaAGACAAAAACGCCAAGGAAGACAAAGACGCCAAGGAAGACAAAAACGCCAAGGAAGACAAAGACGCCAAGGAAGACAAAAACGCCAAGGAAGACAAAGACGCCAAGGAAGACAAAAACGCCAAGGAAGACAAAGACGCCAAGGAAGACAAAAACGCCAAGGAAGACAAAAACGCCAAGGAAGACAAAAACGCCAAGGAAGACAAAAACGCCAAGGAAGACAAAGACGCCAAGGAAGACAACAACTCCAAGGAAGACAAAGTCGCCGAGGAAGACAAAGACTCCAAGGAAGACAAAGACGCCGAGGAAGACAAAGGTGCCAAGGAAGACAAAGGTgttaaggaagacaaagaaatcaAGAAAGACCAAGGTTCTGGAAAGGAGAAAAACTCTAACGGGACCAAATTCACTAACAACGATAAAATTATGAATGGTAAAAGGAAGCCTAGGAAAAGGAACTTTGGTAAGCATAGAAAGGGGAAAGGCGGTGCAACTAAAACTAAAATATTATTCACTTTCTCCGATGCTGCAAAAGGCAAGAAATCACGAAAAATAGTGCCATGCAATTGTTCCGAAACAGTGGAAGGAGGAATAATAACAGGAAGCAGGTCATTAGGCTCTTCCTTTGGATCAGGAGGAACCGGATCAGGCACTTTGATTGGGGTAGGAGGAACCGAATCAGGCACTTTGATTGAAGCAGGAGGAAACGGATCACCAGACTACATCAAGACGGGAGGACGCGGATCATCAGGCTACATCGAGATGGGAGGAACCGTATCAGGCACTTTGATTGAGACCGGAGGAACCAGATCAGATGCTGTGACTGAGACCGGAGGAACCGGATCAGGCACTCTGATTGAGACCGGAGGAACCGGATCAGGCACTCTGATTGAGACCGGAGGAACCGGATCAGGTGCTGTGATTGAGACCGGAGGAACCGGATCAGGCACTCTGATTGAGACGGGAGGAGACGGATCAAGCACTATGATTGAGACGGGAGGAGACGGAGCAGGCACTATGATTGAGACGGGAGGAGACGGATCAAGCACTATGATTGAGACGGGAGGAGACGGAGCAGGCACTATGATTGAGACGGGAGGAGACGGATCAAGCTCTGTGACTGAGACGGGAGGAGACGGATCAGGCACTTTCATCGAGACGGGAGGAGACAGATCAAGCTCTGTGATTGAGACGGGAGGAGACGGATCAGGCACTTTCATCGAGACGGGAGGAGACGGAGCAGGCACCATGATTGAGACGGGAGGAGACGGATCAGGTACCTTCATCGAGACGGGAGGAGACGGAGCAGGGACCATGATTGAGACGGGAGGAGACGGATCAGGCACTTTCATCGAGACGGGAGGAGACGGAGCAGGCACCATGATTGAGACGGGAGGAGACGGATCAGGCACTTTCATCGAGACGGGAGGAGACGGAGCAGGCACCATGATTGAGACGGGAGGAGACGGATCAGGTGCCGTGATTGAGACGGGAGCAGACGGATCAGGCACTTTCATCGAGACGGGAGGAGACGGATCAGGCACTTCCATCGAGACGGGAGGAGACGGAGCAGGCACCATGATTGAGACGGGAGGAGACGGATCAGGCACTTTCATCGAGACGGGAGGAGACGGATCAAGCACTTTCATCGAGACGGGAGGAGACGGATCAGGCACTTCCATCGAGACGGGAGGAGACGGAGCAGGCACCATGATTGAGACGGGAGGAGACGGATCAGGCACTTTCATCGAGACGGGAGGAGACGGATCAAGCACTTTCATCGAGACGGGAGGAGACGGAGCAGGCACTATGATTGAGACGGGAGGAGACGGATCAGGTGCTGTGGTTGAAACGGGAGGATATGGATCAGGTGCTGTGATTGAAACGGGAGGAGACGGATCAGGGACTTTCATCGAGACGGGAGGAGACGGAGCAGGCACCATGATTGAGACGGGAGAAGACGGATCAGGTGCTGTGATTGAGACGGGAGGAGACGGATCAGGCACTTTCATCGAGACGGGAGGAGACGGAGCAGGCACTATGATTGAGACGGGAGGAGATGGATCAG GTGCTGTGATTGAAACGGGAGGAGACGGATCAGGTGCTGTGATTGAAACGGGAGGAGACGGATCAGGTGCTGTGATTGAAACGGGAGGAGATGGATCAGGTTATGTGATTGAAACGGGAGGAGATGGATCAGGTGCTGTGATTGAAACGGGAGGAGACGGATCAGGTACTGTGATTGAGACGGAAGGAGACGGATCATCAAGCTATTTgattgagagggaaggaggcggaTCATCAGGCCACATCGAGGCCGGAGGAACCGGATCAGGCCCAGTGATtgagacaggaggaaaaggatcgcAAGGCTCTTGGATACaagggatagggaaaggattacAAGGCTCTTGGattaaagggggaggaaaaggattacAAGGCTCTTGGATTAAAGGGGGAGGACAAGGATCACATGGCTCTTGGATTAAAGGGATAGGAAAAGGATTACAAGGCTCTTGGattaaagggggaggaaaaggattacAAGGCTCTTGGattaaagggggaggaaaagaattaCAAGGCTCTTGgattaaaggagaaggaaaaggatcacaAGGCTCTTGGattaaagggggaggaaaaggatcaCAAGGCTCTTGGATTAAAGGGATAGGAAAAGGATTACAAGGCTCTTGGattaaagggggaggaaaaggactaCAAGGCTCTtggattaaaggaggaggaaaaggatcacaAGGCTCTTGGattaaagagggaggaaaaggattacAAGGCTCTTGGattaaaggtgaaggaaaaggattaCAAGACTCTTGGgttaaagagggaggaaaaggatcgCAAGGTTCTTGGattaaagggggaggaaaaggatcaCAAGGCTCTTGGATTAAAGTAAAAAGAAGCGGATCACAAGATTCTTGGATCGGATCAGGAGGGAGCAGACCATCAGGCTCATGGACTGGAGCGAGAGGAAGGAGATCACCAGGCTTTTCCGTCCCATCAGGAGGAAGCGGATTATTAACCTATTACAATACAGCGAGAGAGAAAGGACCATTAACCTCTGCCGGTGAAGTGGGAAGGAGGGTACCACTATGCTTGTCCAACAAAGAAGGCGCGACGTCAGACTGCGCCGCTTGA
- the LOC127001706 gene encoding spidroin-1-like isoform X15, which translates to MVRVQWPLSVVILLTGVSTALLFTNKKSEEDPGYSVRRHVVRGYESDGTLTGRGSNRYNAPPKESDKDDKKTDGDSEGKDAEEKDGGATEEDKNAAEGDEVTDKEDEKDKKSAKDKENTNEDKNAKEDKDAKEDKNAKEDKDAKEDKNAKEDKDAKEDKNAKEDKDAKEDKNAKEDKNAKEDKNAKEDKNAKEDKDAKEDNNSKEDKVAEEDKDSKEDKDAEEDKGAKEDKGVKEDKEIKKDQGSGKEKNSNGTKFTNNDKIMNGKRKPRKRNFGKHRKGKGGATKTKILFTFSDAAKGKKSRKIVPCNCSETVEGGIITGSRSLGSSFGSGGTGSGTLIGVGGTESGTLIEAGGNGSPDYIKTGGRGSSGYIEMGGTVSGTLIETGGTRSDAVTETGGTGSGTLIETGGTGSGTLIETGGTGSGAVIETGGTGSGTLIETGGDGSSTMIETGGDGAGTMIETGGDGSSTMIETGGDGAGTMIETGGDGSSSVTETGGDGSGTFIETGGDRSSSVIETGGDGSGTFIETGGDGAGTMIETGGDGSGTFIETGGDGAGTMIETGGDGSGTFIETGGDGAGTMIETGGDGSGTFIETGGDGAGTMIETGGDGSGAVIETGADGSGTFIETGGDGSGTSIETGGDGAGTMIETGGDGSGTFIETGGDGSSTFIETGGDGSGTSIETGGDGAGTMIETGGDGSGTFIETGGDGSSTFIETGGDGAGTMIETGGDGSGAVVETGGYGSGAVIETGGDGSGTFIETGGDGAGTMIETGEDGSGAVIETGGDGSGTFIETGGDGAGTMIETGGDGSGAVIETGGDGSGAVIETGGDGSGYVIETGGDGSGAVIETGGDGSGTVIETEGDGSSSYLIEREGGGSSGHIEAGGTGSGPVIETGGKGSQGSWIQGIGKGLQGSWIKGGGKGLQGSWIKGGGQGSHGSWIKGIGKGLQGSWIKGGGKGLQGSWIKGGGKELQGSWIKGEGKGSQGSWIKGGGKGSQGSWIKGIGKGLQGSWIKGGGKGLQGSWIKGGGKGSQGSWIKEGGKGLQGSWIKGEGKGLQDSWVKEGGKGSQGSWIKGGGKGSQGSWIKVKRSGSQDSWIGSGGSRPSGSWTGARGRRSPGFSVPSGGSGLLTYYNTAREKGPLTSAGEVGRRVPLCLSNKEGATSDCAA; encoded by the exons ATGGTCCGTGTTCAATGGCCGCTGTCGGTTGTGATCCTATTGACTGGGGTCAGCACGGCATTATTATTCACCAACAAGAAGTCAGAGGAGGATCCCGGCTATAGCGTCCGGCGCCATGTGGTGAGAGGCTATGAGAGTGACGGGACGCTGACGGGCAGAGGCAGCAATAGATACAATGCGCCTCCCAAGGAGAGTGATAAAGACGACAAAAAAACCGACGGAGACTCTGAAGGCAAAGACGCTGAGGAGAAGGACGGCGGTGCTACAGAGGAAGACAAAAACGCTGCTGAAGGGGACGAAGTTACTgacaaggaagacgaaaaagataaaaaatctGCCAaggacaaagaaaacacaaacgaAGACAAAAACGCCAAGGAAGACAAAGACGCCAAGGAAGACAAAAACGCCAAGGAAGACAAAGACGCCAAGGAAGACAAAAACGCCAAGGAAGACAAAGACGCCAAGGAAGACAAAAACGCCAAGGAAGACAAAGACGCCAAGGAAGACAAAAACGCCAAGGAAGACAAAAACGCCAAGGAAGACAAAAACGCCAAGGAAGACAAAAACGCCAAGGAAGACAAAGACGCCAAGGAAGACAACAACTCCAAGGAAGACAAAGTCGCCGAGGAAGACAAAGACTCCAAGGAAGACAAAGACGCCGAGGAAGACAAAGGTGCCAAGGAAGACAAAGGTgttaaggaagacaaagaaatcaAGAAAGACCAAGGTTCTGGAAAGGAGAAAAACTCTAACGGGACCAAATTCACTAACAACGATAAAATTATGAATGGTAAAAGGAAGCCTAGGAAAAGGAACTTTGGTAAGCATAGAAAGGGGAAAGGCGGTGCAACTAAAACTAAAATATTATTCACTTTCTCCGATGCTGCAAAAGGCAAGAAATCACGAAAAATAGTGCCATGCAATTGTTCCGAAACAGTGGAAGGAGGAATAATAACAGGAAGCAGGTCATTAGGCTCTTCCTTTGGATCAGGAGGAACCGGATCAGGCACTTTGATTGGGGTAGGAGGAACCGAATCAGGCACTTTGATTGAAGCAGGAGGAAACGGATCACCAGACTACATCAAGACGGGAGGACGCGGATCATCAGGCTACATCGAGATGGGAGGAACCGTATCAGGCACTTTGATTGAGACCGGAGGAACCAGATCAGATGCTGTGACTGAGACCGGAGGAACCGGATCAGGCACTCTGATTGAGACCGGAGGAACCGGATCAGGCACTCTGATTGAGACCGGAGGAACCGGATCAGGTGCTGTGATTGAGACCGGAGGAACCGGATCAGGCACTCTGATTGAGACGGGAGGAGACGGATCAAGCACTATGATTGAGACGGGAGGAGACGGAGCAGGCACTATGATTGAGACGGGAGGAGACGGATCAAGCACTATGATTGAGACGGGAGGAGACGGAGCAGGCACTATGATTGAGACGGGAGGAGACGGATCAAGCTCTGTGACTGAGACGGGAGGAGACGGATCAGGCACTTTCATCGAGACGGGAGGAGACAGATCAAGCTCTGTGATTGAGACGGGAGGAGACGGATCAGGCACTTTCATCGAGACGGGAGGAGACGGAGCAGGCACCATGATTGAGACGGGAGGAGACGGATCAGGTACCTTCATCGAGACGGGAGGAGACGGAGCAGGGACCATGATTGAGACGGGAGGAGACGGATCAGGCACTTTCATCGAGACGGGAGGAGACGGAGCAGGCACCATGATTGAGACGGGAGGAGACGGATCAGGCACTTTCATCGAGACGGGAGGAGACGGAGCAGGCACCATGATTGAGACGGGAGGAGACGGATCAGGTGCCGTGATTGAGACGGGAGCAGACGGATCAGGCACTTTCATCGAGACGGGAGGAGACGGATCAGGCACTTCCATCGAGACGGGAGGAGACGGAGCAGGCACCATGATTGAGACGGGAGGAGACGGATCAGGCACTTTCATCGAGACGGGAGGAGACGGATCAAGCACTTTCATCGAGACGGGAGGAGACGGATCAGGCACTTCCATCGAGACGGGAGGAGACGGAGCAGGCACCATGATTGAGACGGGAGGAGACGGATCAGGCACTTTCATCGAGACGGGAGGAGACGGATCAAGCACTTTCATCGAGACGGGAGGAGACGGAGCAGGCACTATGATTGAGACGGGAGGAGACGGATCAGGTGCTGTGGTTGAAACGGGAGGATATGGATCAGGTGCTGTGATTGAAACGGGAGGAGACGGATCAGGGACTTTCATCGAGACGGGAGGAGACGGAGCAGGCACCATGATTGAGACGGGAGAAGACGGATCAGGTGCTGTGATTGAGACGGGAGGAGACGGATCAGGCACTTTCATCGAGACGGGAGGAGACGGAGCAGGCACTATGATTGAGACGGGAGGAGATGGATCAG GTGCTGTGATTGAAACGGGAGGAGACGGATCAGGTGCTGTGATTGAAACGGGAGGAGATGGATCAGGTTATGTGATTGAAACGGGAGGAGATGGATCAGGTGCTGTGATTGAAACGGGAGGAGACGGATCAGGTACTGTGATTGAGACGGAAGGAGACGGATCATCAAGCTATTTgattgagagggaaggaggcggaTCATCAGGCCACATCGAGGCCGGAGGAACCGGATCAGGCCCAGTGATtgagacaggaggaaaaggatcgcAAGGCTCTTGGATACaagggatagggaaaggattacAAGGCTCTTGGattaaagggggaggaaaaggattacAAGGCTCTTGGATTAAAGGGGGAGGACAAGGATCACATGGCTCTTGGATTAAAGGGATAGGAAAAGGATTACAAGGCTCTTGGattaaagggggaggaaaaggattacAAGGCTCTTGGattaaagggggaggaaaagaattaCAAGGCTCTTGgattaaaggagaaggaaaaggatcacaAGGCTCTTGGattaaagggggaggaaaaggatcaCAAGGCTCTTGGATTAAAGGGATAGGAAAAGGATTACAAGGCTCTTGGattaaagggggaggaaaaggactaCAAGGCTCTtggattaaaggaggaggaaaaggatcacaAGGCTCTTGGattaaagagggaggaaaaggattacAAGGCTCTTGGattaaaggtgaaggaaaaggattaCAAGACTCTTGGgttaaagagggaggaaaaggatcgCAAGGTTCTTGGattaaagggggaggaaaaggatcaCAAGGCTCTTGGATTAAAGTAAAAAGAAGCGGATCACAAGATTCTTGGATCGGATCAGGAGGGAGCAGACCATCAGGCTCATGGACTGGAGCGAGAGGAAGGAGATCACCAGGCTTTTCCGTCCCATCAGGAGGAAGCGGATTATTAACCTATTACAATACAGCGAGAGAGAAAGGACCATTAACCTCTGCCGGTGAAGTGGGAAGGAGGGTACCACTATGCTTGTCCAACAAAGAAGGCGCGACGTCAGACTGCGCCGCTTGA
- the LOC127001706 gene encoding spidroin-1-like isoform X6 has product MVRVQWPLSVVILLTGVSTALLFTNKKSEEDPGYSVRRHVVRGYESDGTLTGRGSNRYNAPPKESDKDDKKTDGDSEGKDAEEKDGGATEEDKNAAEGDEVTDKEDEKDKKSAKDKENTNEDKNAKEDKDAKEDKNAKEDKDAKEDKNAKEDKDAKEDKNAKEDKDAKEDKNAKEDKNAKEDKNAKEDKNAKEDKDAKEDNNSKEDKVAEEDKDSKEDKDAEEDKGAKEDKGVKEDKEIKKDQGSGKEKNSNGTKFTNNDKIMNGKRKPRKRNFGKHRKGKGGATKTKILFTFSDAAKGKKSRKIVPCNCSETVEGGIITGSRSLGSSFGSGGTGSGTLIGVGGTESGTLIEAGGNGSPDYIKTGGRGSSGYIEMGGTVSGTLIETGGTRSDAVTETGGTGSGTLIETGGTGSGTLIETGGTGSGAVIETGGTGSGTLIETGGDGSSTMIETGGDGAGTMIETGGDGSSTMIETGGDGAGTMIETGGDGSSSVTETGGDGSGTFIETGGDRSSSVIETGGDGSGTFIETGGDGAGTMIETGGDGSGTFIETGGDGAGTMIETGGDGSGTFIETGGDGAGTMIETGGDGSGTFIETGGDGAGTMIETGGDGSGAVIETGADGSGTFIETGGDGSGTSIETGGDGAGTMIETGGDGSGTFIETGGDGSSTFIETGGDGSGTSIETGGDGAGTMIETGGDGSGTFIETGGDGSSTFIETGGDGAGTMIETGGDGSGAVVETGGYGSGAVIETGGDGSGTFIETGGDGAGTMIETGEDGSGAVIETGGDGSGTFIETGGDGAGTMIETGGDGSGAVIETGGDGSGAVIETGGDGSGAVIETGGDGSGAVIETGGDGSGYVIETGGDGSGAVIETGGDGSGTVIETEGDGSSSYLIEREGGGSSGHIEAGGTGSGPVIETGGKGSQGSWIQGIGKGLQGSWIKGGGKGLQGSWIKGGGQGSHGSWIKGIGKGLQGSWIKGGGKGLQGSWIKGGGKELQGSWIKGEGKGSQGSWIKGGGKGSQGSWIKGIGKGLQGSWIKGGGKGLQGSWIKGGGKGSQGSWIKEGGKGLQGSWIKGEGKGLQDSWVKEGGKGSQGSWIKGGGKGSQGSWIKVKRSGSQDSWIGSGGSRPSGSWTGARGRRSPGFSVPSGGSGLLTYYNTAREKGPLTSAGEVGRRVPLCLSNKEGATSDCAA; this is encoded by the exons ATGGTCCGTGTTCAATGGCCGCTGTCGGTTGTGATCCTATTGACTGGGGTCAGCACGGCATTATTATTCACCAACAAGAAGTCAGAGGAGGATCCCGGCTATAGCGTCCGGCGCCATGTGGTGAGAGGCTATGAGAGTGACGGGACGCTGACGGGCAGAGGCAGCAATAGATACAATGCGCCTCCCAAGGAGAGTGATAAAGACGACAAAAAAACCGACGGAGACTCTGAAGGCAAAGACGCTGAGGAGAAGGACGGCGGTGCTACAGAGGAAGACAAAAACGCTGCTGAAGGGGACGAAGTTACTgacaaggaagacgaaaaagataaaaaatctGCCAaggacaaagaaaacacaaacgaAGACAAAAACGCCAAGGAAGACAAAGACGCCAAGGAAGACAAAAACGCCAAGGAAGACAAAGACGCCAAGGAAGACAAAAACGCCAAGGAAGACAAAGACGCCAAGGAAGACAAAAACGCCAAGGAAGACAAAGACGCCAAGGAAGACAAAAACGCCAAGGAAGACAAAAACGCCAAGGAAGACAAAAACGCCAAGGAAGACAAAAACGCCAAGGAAGACAAAGACGCCAAGGAAGACAACAACTCCAAGGAAGACAAAGTCGCCGAGGAAGACAAAGACTCCAAGGAAGACAAAGACGCCGAGGAAGACAAAGGTGCCAAGGAAGACAAAGGTgttaaggaagacaaagaaatcaAGAAAGACCAAGGTTCTGGAAAGGAGAAAAACTCTAACGGGACCAAATTCACTAACAACGATAAAATTATGAATGGTAAAAGGAAGCCTAGGAAAAGGAACTTTGGTAAGCATAGAAAGGGGAAAGGCGGTGCAACTAAAACTAAAATATTATTCACTTTCTCCGATGCTGCAAAAGGCAAGAAATCACGAAAAATAGTGCCATGCAATTGTTCCGAAACAGTGGAAGGAGGAATAATAACAGGAAGCAGGTCATTAGGCTCTTCCTTTGGATCAGGAGGAACCGGATCAGGCACTTTGATTGGGGTAGGAGGAACCGAATCAGGCACTTTGATTGAAGCAGGAGGAAACGGATCACCAGACTACATCAAGACGGGAGGACGCGGATCATCAGGCTACATCGAGATGGGAGGAACCGTATCAGGCACTTTGATTGAGACCGGAGGAACCAGATCAGATGCTGTGACTGAGACCGGAGGAACCGGATCAGGCACTCTGATTGAGACCGGAGGAACCGGATCAGGCACTCTGATTGAGACCGGAGGAACCGGATCAGGTGCTGTGATTGAGACCGGAGGAACCGGATCAGGCACTCTGATTGAGACGGGAGGAGACGGATCAAGCACTATGATTGAGACGGGAGGAGACGGAGCAGGCACTATGATTGAGACGGGAGGAGACGGATCAAGCACTATGATTGAGACGGGAGGAGACGGAGCAGGCACTATGATTGAGACGGGAGGAGACGGATCAAGCTCTGTGACTGAGACGGGAGGAGACGGATCAGGCACTTTCATCGAGACGGGAGGAGACAGATCAAGCTCTGTGATTGAGACGGGAGGAGACGGATCAGGCACTTTCATCGAGACGGGAGGAGACGGAGCAGGCACCATGATTGAGACGGGAGGAGACGGATCAGGTACCTTCATCGAGACGGGAGGAGACGGAGCAGGGACCATGATTGAGACGGGAGGAGACGGATCAGGCACTTTCATCGAGACGGGAGGAGACGGAGCAGGCACCATGATTGAGACGGGAGGAGACGGATCAGGCACTTTCATCGAGACGGGAGGAGACGGAGCAGGCACCATGATTGAGACGGGAGGAGACGGATCAGGTGCCGTGATTGAGACGGGAGCAGACGGATCAGGCACTTTCATCGAGACGGGAGGAGACGGATCAGGCACTTCCATCGAGACGGGAGGAGACGGAGCAGGCACCATGATTGAGACGGGAGGAGACGGATCAGGCACTTTCATCGAGACGGGAGGAGACGGATCAAGCACTTTCATCGAGACGGGAGGAGACGGATCAGGCACTTCCATCGAGACGGGAGGAGACGGAGCAGGCACCATGATTGAGACGGGAGGAGACGGATCAGGCACTTTCATCGAGACGGGAGGAGACGGATCAAGCACTTTCATCGAGACGGGAGGAGACGGAGCAGGCACTATGATTGAGACGGGAGGAGACGGATCAGGTGCTGTGGTTGAAACGGGAGGATATGGATCAGGTGCTGTGATTGAAACGGGAGGAGACGGATCAGGGACTTTCATCGAGACGGGAGGAGACGGAGCAGGCACCATGATTGAGACGGGAGAAGACGGATCAGGTGCTGTGATTGAGACGGGAGGAGACGGATCAGGCACTTTCATCGAGACGGGAGGAGACGGAGCAGGCACTATGATTGAGACGGGAGGAGATGGATCAG GTGCTGTGATTGAAACGGGAGGAGACGGATCAGGTGCTGTGATTGAAACGGGAGGAGACGGATCAGGTGCTGTGATTGAAACGGGAGGAGACGGATCAGGTGCTGTGATTGAAACGGGAGGAGATGGATCAGGTTATGTGATTGAAACGGGAGGAGATGGATCAGGTGCTGTGATTGAAACGGGAGGAGACGGATCAGGTACTGTGATTGAGACGGAAGGAGACGGATCATCAAGCTATTTgattgagagggaaggaggcggaTCATCAGGCCACATCGAGGCCGGAGGAACCGGATCAGGCCCAGTGATtgagacaggaggaaaaggatcgcAAGGCTCTTGGATACaagggatagggaaaggattacAAGGCTCTTGGattaaagggggaggaaaaggattacAAGGCTCTTGGATTAAAGGGGGAGGACAAGGATCACATGGCTCTTGGATTAAAGGGATAGGAAAAGGATTACAAGGCTCTTGGattaaagggggaggaaaaggattacAAGGCTCTTGGattaaagggggaggaaaagaattaCAAGGCTCTTGgattaaaggagaaggaaaaggatcacaAGGCTCTTGGattaaagggggaggaaaaggatcaCAAGGCTCTTGGATTAAAGGGATAGGAAAAGGATTACAAGGCTCTTGGattaaagggggaggaaaaggactaCAAGGCTCTtggattaaaggaggaggaaaaggatcacaAGGCTCTTGGattaaagagggaggaaaaggattacAAGGCTCTTGGattaaaggtgaaggaaaaggattaCAAGACTCTTGGgttaaagagggaggaaaaggatcgCAAGGTTCTTGGattaaagggggaggaaaaggatcaCAAGGCTCTTGGATTAAAGTAAAAAGAAGCGGATCACAAGATTCTTGGATCGGATCAGGAGGGAGCAGACCATCAGGCTCATGGACTGGAGCGAGAGGAAGGAGATCACCAGGCTTTTCCGTCCCATCAGGAGGAAGCGGATTATTAACCTATTACAATACAGCGAGAGAGAAAGGACCATTAACCTCTGCCGGTGAAGTGGGAAGGAGGGTACCACTATGCTTGTCCAACAAAGAAGGCGCGACGTCAGACTGCGCCGCTTGA